A window of Vidua macroura isolate BioBank_ID:100142 chromosome 4, ASM2450914v1, whole genome shotgun sequence genomic DNA:
ACCAAAGTACTGCTAAAGCTGTAATTTCACAGTTGACAGGATcactgccagggccagggaGCCTTGCTTCTGCCATGTTCTGTGAGATACTGTGCATCTTTGAATTGTACTAAAGCTGATCAGCTACCTTTCtatctttttctcctctgtagaTCAAGACAGATATTACAATGCATCTTTCGTAATCACCGATGTCGACTATAATCCTCAGTATGAAAGGCAAACTACAGATGAGTTCAGGAACCTAAGTGAAGATATTGAAACTATGGTAAACTAAAAGCTTCTCTGCTTACGCCTGACCTATGCTGAAGAGTTCTGCAAATGTGTCATTGAAAATAGAGTCAGAGGTGATTGTGCCTCATCCCTACATGCCTGGCCTTACCTTACACACCTTGCTGTTGTGGGTTAAAGATGCATAGCTGACTTTGCACATGCAGATGGTAAGCACAGGTGCTGTCTGCTCCACAAGCCCTGTGGTGGAACTGGCAAGCACAGAGCAGAATGGGTAGTGAAATCAGCCAACTCAGCTGTTTATTTTGGATCTGCATTCCCTGATGGAAATTTAGTGGTAGCTTTGGTGTAGAGGTGGAGATCTGAAGGCATTTTCATGTGTTTCAGAGGCTCATGAGACTGTTATAGTGTAAAAGCATGTACTTATTGCAGGTGTATTTTAACACACTCTTTTCTTTTAACAGATCTCTGAAGTATTCAGGGGGTCCTTTCTAAGTAAAAGATACATCAAGTCCCACGTGGTCAGTCTAAGGTAAGTAAAGTGAAGGCCAGGAATAAGCAGGGATGTGCTAAACACCTTTTCTTCCTACCTGTTGACCATATGGAGCATTCCTGGTTGCTTGGGTTATACCAGCAGGGTGACTGACTAAGCCTTGCCTGGTTGTTGCTGTCCTCTAGTGCTCACAACACTGAGGACTCAGTTACCCTTAGAGGTCAGCAAGGAAGAGAAATTTGGCCCTATACTTCTGCAGATTGATTACCCTTTCCCTAACTGTTCCCAGAAAATTTCCTCTGATCACTGTCATTGCAAGAAGCTTTTGCTCCCTGCTGACATGTTATCATCTTCGTTTACTTGAGCACAGCCATGCTATTTCTTCTGGACATCTGTGCAGACCAGACCTGTTCTCATATAAAGAAAGCAGGCAGTAAAAAGCAGAACCAGGAGCATTAGTAGGCAAAGAGAACGACAccatttgtttttgttggtttgtagCCCAGATCCTGTTGGAGTGCTTGCATCTGTTGTTCTGGTATTTAAATTTCCCTCTGCTGACAGTGAAGCAGTGACCTCGGGTCAAGTCAGCCGTGTGTTACTCAGAAGGCTGAAAGCAACCTCAACGTACCTGAATGTTGACCAGTCTAGCATTAGACTCACAGGCAAGTGCCTTAGGTTTGTGTTTTCAGCTTGGAATTTGTTCCTCACACTTTGCTGTTCTCAGCTTAATGAGTTTCACCTTAGTATGGAAATATGGGctattcttgttttctttttttgccttctcaAAATTGTCTGTTAGGCTGACAGCCTGGGAAGTTGGAAGACAGAACatggaaagaattaaaacagatTGGCACTGATTTATGAGTGTGAGCTCTTCTCCATGCATCAGAGGCTTTCCCAGTGTGTCCTAATTGTGTTGAATGAGATAGCCCCCCTCAATTCATCAAAAAAGGCCCAACTTTGTGATCTTGGGTTCACAAACATCTTTAAGACATACAGTAAATTGAATAAGAACCTTTATAGCCAGGCACTGAAATGCAGAGTCCTCAAGCTATTAAAAAATGCAGGGCTGAGGTGGTTTGCTTTTCTATCCTCTGCCATTTCCTTTGTCATTTGACAGATTTCTGTAGCAAGTGTCCATAACAAGATCCTGAGGATCACTGGGCAGTAATTCTCTCCCATGAATCAGTTGTGGATTGCAATCTGATTCTGACAGAGGGGTTTTTGTaggaaagaaattagaaatGTTGCAGTTTACTTTCAGACAATCCCAGGCCTGAGGACTTGTGAAGACTCATCTGACCACCTTGCCACACTAAACCTGAACACTAAACCTTTTCCTGTAGGCATTTGCTGGTGACTGTGCACATTATATATGTAGATGTAACTTGGACCCACTTGCAGTCATCTGCTGCTTTTGTTAGCTCTGAGCTAAGGCAAGAAAGGCCTTTCAGTGAGGAACAGAGGTCAGGCCTCGTCCTGTGGCTTTTCAGTGAGGAACAGAGGCTTAGCTGAACTTCTCCAACAAAGCAAATTATTACTTCTTGTACTATCATTCCAGGCAGCAATGCAAGCCatttaatttgtgtttcttgGGTACAGGGAGGGAGTCTGGGCTGGATCACATAACATACGAGATAAACTTACTGTGGTCTTTGCTTTTCATTCCAGAGTTGAATAAGGAAAAGGGTGATAACCTTTTAAACAACTGTAAGTATAAATGCTTTATAATAAAGGTCCAGGGACATAGTGCTGGAGGTTCTGTGCTTACAAAATCCTAATACTTTCATGATACAAGTTGAAAATAGAATTTGTTGCAGATATTAGAACAGCAGACAGTGCATGAGCCAGGGGAGATTTCAGCTCATTTTCTTGCAGTCTTGCTGGCTCTATACATTTGTAGAATCAAGCATTCTGGCTTGGTGATGGGAAGCACTTGATTTAATGTTGGTTGTTGGAAGTAGGGGCATGTAGTGAGCTGCTGTTAGCAAGTTTGCAGAAGGACTGCAGTTTTGCTGTGGGCCATGATTCTTGCTggaattcttaaaaaaacattttccctctGCCCgccccacccccctcccccgAAGAAAGGTTTGGCAATAGATATCTGTCAGATTTGACCTAAACTTTAAGGAAAAGCCAAAGggtgggagagggagaagagctgTCCACACTTAGGGCAAGGCAGTGGAACGGCCCCAGAGAGTGGCAAGTTCTCAGTCCTCCTGTTGTGCTCCCCCTTAAGGTCTTAGAGCTCCTCTGGAAACTGGGAGACAGCATAAGTACCCTCCCAGAGCACTCCATCAGTACACTGCATGCTTTTGAAGACTTTGCATGTTagctttccattttcaaatGGCCTCTGAGAATTAACTGGTTTGAATCTAACTTTGTTCAGCTGGGTAATACCTGATTGTTGGTACAGTGGCTGTAAGTAAATTGTTGGGAAGAGGAcactatttttttgtttctgctgccaAGGCTAATCTGGAGGTGACCTgacaaaattgcttttctttcagtgtcTCAGATACACAGCCTTCAGGTCCCATGGGAATTCATATGGGCTTGTGTATCTGAAAACTGGCTTAATGAAAAAGTCCTGACTCCTCTACCAAACTTATTTGTTTACCCTGTGTGCATCCTGAGACACTTGTGACCATGGCACTTGGCTTCCCTGCTTTAGGTGAAGGCTGTCTCTTGATGGAAACTCCTGCCCTGTTACACCTGTGCTTGTAGCCATGAGGGCCTTCAATCAGCTaaagcagagctgccttttctCTGACAGGCTGTGGAATACGAAGACAGGCATTCTCCTTCACAGGAGTGGAAAGAATAACTGGCGGGCAGCATGCACGGGAGGGAGAATGGCCATGGCAGGCGAGCATTCAGCTCGATGGGACCCATCGCTGTGGGGCATCAATCATCAGTAACACCTGGCTGGTGACTGCAGCCCACTGCTTTAGAGGGTAGGTCATCAGCACATTTCTGATCCTACAGACCTTAGGACTCTTCGTTGCTCTGACCTTTTGTGACCCTCTAATATCTGTATCTGCTGAAAGATGATGAAGTTTTACTCTTCCCCTTTGGCAAACCTGGTCACACTGCTTTTTGATGCTTAAATGGAGACCTAAGCTCCCTTAGGGTATGTTGTTTTGTGTGGCTCTGGCATAACCTCAAACATCTTACAGAGTAAGAGATCCTCGGAGGTGGACTGCCAGCTTTGGAATTCTGCTGAGACctccaaatcagaaaaaattTGTCCAGAGAATTATTGTTCACGAGAGATACGGTGACGTTCTCCTTGATCATGAGTATGACGTGGCTGTTGTGGAACTCGCCTCTCCTATTGAGTTCACAAGTGTCGTGCACAGTGTCTGCCTTCCTGAAGCATCTCACGTTTTCCCAGACAACACTTCCTGTTTTGTCACTGGCTGGGGAGCTTTGGAGAATGATGGTGAGTGTCTCTtgcctccctgtgccctgtcacACATGTGCCTGAGAAGACTGATGTTAGTTTTatgggggtttttgtttattttgactTCCTTAGACTTGGTGTTTAATGGGTGTATATCCCAGTGAGATACCTTTGGACTTAgttggctgcttttttttctggcttggTCAGTGGATTGGAAATGGGGGGAAGACAATGAAGGTTAGTCTTACAGGATTTAACAGCAGCTTTTCTTAGTTGCTGTACACACAGCACTGGTTGAATACATTTGGTTCTCCAGTCCCTCTGGGTTTAGCTCTGACATGAGTTCTTTTGCTATTCAGATTTTTTGTAGATGCACCATGACaattttcatcagtttttcTCACTTTGGTCATAAGTGAGGCCTCATCCAGTGATTTGAGTGAGCTTCTTTCAAATTAGTCTGTGTCGCTGAGGTTAGAGAGGATGGGACTATAAATCTGCTTGTGAGAGCCACTGACCTGTATAGGTTGTGTTTCATGGGAGACCCTTGGGATGTGTAGTGATTGCCCAAAGCTATGCTGCAGTTAACCAAATGGGTCTTTTCAATGATAGCAAGGACATACCATGTAGCCTACAGTTGAATGCAGCACTGAAATATGTACAAAAATCCATTTGTCCATTACACTAAAGAGCATCTGGATAGGAGTTATGGCAGTGGGGGGGGATTGACTTTCTTAATCCTGAGACATTTTCTGGGTATCTCCCTAAATTGCCTGTGATGGCAGAAAAGTGGCAGGAAAATTTGGCTACTCCTAATCATTGAGTTTTTTATGTTGCTTACCCTGTCTGCAAATTCTAATGCCACTTCTCCTTCTAGGCTATAGTGTTAACCAGCTTCGACAAGCAGAAGTGAGAATTATAAGTACTGAGGTTTGTAATAGGAGAGAAGTGTACGGTGGAGGTATAACAGCTGGAATGTTGTGTGCTGGATACTTGGAGGGGCAGGTGGATGCTTGCCAGGTAAGTCTTCTTATCGGTAGTAGTAAAAAGGAAATAGGTGGGGTGGAAGGTGATgttttctagaaataaaatgtaCTTTGGGCAACCTTAAGTTTATGAGTTTCAATATCTTGATAGATACAAATGAAGAGCTTCAAGGCTCACGTGCTGGAGTCTGCACTTCAGTTTGTAAGAAGTTTATAGACAATGCACAAGTGAGAGAATGCAGGTGTGAGGGTGTGAATTAGACATAGGCTGTGAGCCTCTGTCTTGTTGGTAAACTGTGTGAAACTTGAATTGTAGCTGAGGTCTACAGAAAAATACCTGCCAATTGTAACAGAAGAATTTGAGAATTTGAGTTCATGgctatttactttttttctgtctgttgaCATTTTTCTCCTTAGGGTGACTCCGGTGGGCCGCTGGTGCAAGCGAATTCCAGAGGAATCTGGTATCTTGTGGGAATAGTGAGCTGGGGAGATGAATGTGGCAAGCCAAATAAACCAGGAGTATACACACGAGTGACTTACTATCGAAACTGGATCCACTCCAAAACGGGCATCTGAAACCTGGAGCAGGTTAAATTTTGTGGGCTGTGTACAACTATTCCTCTGACACATCCTGCTCTGTGGTCACCCTCTAAGCAGCTGCTGGCTTAGCTTGTGGTCATGTTTAAAGTACCTGTAAGCTTGGACCAGTCTAGGACTTAAAATTGGTTTGGCCTACAGCCAGACAGGAATGGACTTGATCCATGTGATATTTGTTTGTTCAGGAAATAGTCTGTCAGAGGGACAACTGCCTTCATCTATACGCAATATATTGACCCTTTTTTCTTCATGGCCACATGTCTTGGCTCCAGCTTTTATACCCAAGCAAAGTGTTTGAGCCCAAACAATCATCTACCGGCATCCAAGACAAGCGATAACTGAAACCTGGCCCATCCATTTGCTGTGTGCTCACAAGGCCCTATCTATCCATAGAAAAGCTACAATCCAGGCCCTGACTCCAAGGCTGCTGTACTTCTGAATTCTTGAGATTTCTCCTGCATCATTCCAGGGAGTGCACTATAATGGAGAATGGAAAATGGCTTAGAGAAGTCCTGGTTCCTAATATCATATTGGACTGTTAATTAAGTGAATGGAGAACTTTTTCTTGCCTGAGAAAGAAATTAGTGGAAAACACCAGCTTGTGTCCACCTTCTTTGAACAAGTGAACATATGCCTGCTCATCGCTTCATATAAACAGTCTCAACCACAGCATTTGCCAGGAGAGTGATTGCTGGACTTAAGACCAAAAACCACTTTATCTTCATACCAGTTTGTTGTTGTAGCACAATATTTGGCtgaattaatttccatttttatctttccagactgtatttttctgaataaaagtcttttgccttttgtgcaGGATGGATGATTGAAACAATCTTAGTATGACCTTTGTCAAAAAAAAACTCCTCAAACTTCTTATTCTTGTGAATGCTATTGTCAAGTCTTTATAGTTTTATATGTGCATCTTTAGCTGtatcctgtaaaaaaaaaagcttttgcatTACAGTGTAAATGTCCCTGTCCTTCAGAGCAGGACAGAACTTCTGACAGACCCAGAAATCTTACGTATAGAGCTCTCTCTTCTCACAGGAAGTAAGAATTGCCTGTGTTGCATTGCCAGACTGTAGCTGACTCATTTGATCTCAGCCACACAAACCTCATATTCTCTCTGGCTTCATGTTTTCAGGAGCCCATGTTTATGTCAGCCAGGTAGATACCAATGCTTTTTACAACCCAGCAGCAGAACACACCTATTCTTGGTGGGGATGCTCTCCTTGGTGTGTCAGCAAGCTTTCCAACTTCATGTGGATCCTGATCCTAACAGCAGCAAGTGCTGTGGACTTAATTGCTGGATAATGAGCCACTCAACtcctcttttctccctctgtggTCAGAAGAGAAAGAACTCAGGAGAGGAGATACTAGCCACACTGCCAAGATTCAGAGCTGGTCCAGCATGGCAAGCAAGAAAGAACCTTCTGCCAGGCTagaaaaggcaaacagcaggcTTTCAGTAGTTAGAAGGGCCGGGGGAAATAGGCCCTCAGTGGTTATAGTCTTAGGATCAAAGCAGTGTTCAAGTTGAGCACCAGTCAGCTGGCAAAGACAATGGCAGTTCAGGGATCCCCTCTGGACTGTGCAGcttgctgccagtgctgcccaaATAGAGCTGTGATCCCTCCAGAGCAGTGATAACAAAAGTATTTTGATTACATGTCCTGTGATCTGTTTGTCAGTCCAGAGAACAATGTCTTTCTAGAGCCTCAATGGAGGTACTGGAATAGTTGGAAGCCCACAGAAGGTCTGCAGCTGTTGTGTGTTCTATACTTGCATATACCTggcacttgattttttttttcccctccaggaaCTTGTGGAATGTTGTGAACTTCAGAAACAAACTTGGTGGTTTAATTTCTACATAGGGAACAAACACTGTTGGGCTGGTTCCATAGGTCTGAGCCCAACAAATTTCATTTCTGCCTCTTCAGCCGAACATGTCTGACATATATTGCTTGTTAGAGGAAGCCTAAAACTGACATATGacaaatatatattaattttttttttcttggttgtaGCACTTGTCTTGCCAGGATGGTGAATGAAATTTTATACTTTTCTTCATAGATATAATTACAAAATACTAtggattttcagttttcaaagcaCTTTAGGCTTGGGTTTTCAAAGGACATAATGGTTTCTCCATCTGCTGGATTTCATTCTAACATGCTCTCTTCACATTTTTAGGATTGCAAATACCAACTTTCTCACTGATTTCCCAAAATAGATAAGTagatgtacaaaaaaaaaaaaattgaatctgTGAACTTTCCAATTTGCTTCTTTTGGGTACTATATCAGAAAGCCTTAAGCATTTAGCTCAGTCTCAAGGGCTGGAGTAAATCTCATTCTCAAAAGTCGTGCAAACAAAAACTCAACTTGTCATTTGCTTAAGGGTCTGCCATTTCTGAGGGTCTACTTGTAGAGATACAGTACCTGATCTCCCTTATTGCTGAGTGCCAGCACAGTGCAGACAGGAGGAGTGTGGATGAAGAGGACCTGGCATCTACTTGGTGTATGTTTTGGGAGGCTTTATTTTGGACTACCTTGTGGAGATTCTCCTTATAGCATCTGGAAATTTTGCTTCCAGTTTCTTCTGGAAGCAATGTAGTACACATGCTCTGAGGCCTCTTAGTGATGCAAAGCAGTACAAATGGTGACTATCAAGAAGAGCGTTTGAAAGAATGGAATTCATCCAAGGACGTATTGGTGTGGATGGAGATGATGGGCCTGAATCCCTTACCTGTGGCAAAACTACACTGATGTCAACCTTGTCTGGCTTTTCATGAGGGAAATTAAGGAAACCTGAAGCCAAAactttttatttggtttagGTGATCTAGAAGACTTGTATTTTTTTGAAGCTGCATTTTCACCAGTTTGTGAAGCTACAAGCTGCAGTTTCTCTTATCTGTGTTTTTAGAGGAATTAACATCTTCACTCAAGGCAGAATGGGATATATCTAACTATATAATCGTGCATGACACACAGGAATGTAATTTATAtgtaaatttaataaaatttgttAAATTTACCTTCTGTTTCACGTACTTAGTAATTTCCTGCATCACAATAAGCAGCTGTAAGTTGGAGACTCCTCTGTTTTAGAATGTTACACTGATTCTATACCATGGATTTATGTGCTGgcttttatgttttcttaaTCATCTGGCTTTTTTGATTGTTAGAAGCTGTTAGATGAGCAAAATGCCATCCAGACTAGGACAGAATTTACCCACCTGGCCAGTGGTTACCCAAATTTATGTGCAGGCAAACAGGTCCTGTGTCATCCACTAGAGGGTGAATGGTATTGTACAAGAGCCTTACGACCCTGGCACCTGGTGGTGCTCTGCTTCAACTCACtagagaggagctggaggacaAGGCACTGTGTTCCTGCTGTTTTGAAGATGCAGAGATGCTACACAGTTTGCTTGCAAAATCTGGGGAGACTGTAGCTGGAGGCTTTAAGCACAGGCATCTGCAGCACCACATGAGTTTCAGGCTTCTCCCATCAAAAAACTTGGCGTCCCTCTCTCCCCTGTAAGTGTGTTAAATACAGTAGGCTGTGGCTGTGAGAGCAAGGGCTGAGCAGGTTTTGTCTGCTTGTCTGCAGCAACAAAGCCAGAGCTTTGTCCTGTGGAAGAGTAGACTGGGAAGACACATGGTCAGGTGTTTTTGGCATTGTGGGTCAGTTTTCTGAGCTTGTCAGCCTTCTTGCAAACAAGATAGCAGAGCAGCAGTAATTTTGAGACCTTGATAGGATAAAGATAGCGAGGTTTGCAGTGGCATGCTTTGGTCTCCCATATTGACATCTCCCTGATGATTCTTGTAGATTGAAGGCACTGATCAGATTTCTTCTTGTCTGTTTCCTGTCATAATGGGAAACTTGGTACAAATTGTACTgtattctgagctggaagggagctACATGCTGGAGTTCATCAATCCCAGTCTATAATAGCTAACAGCCAGCAGGATGAACTTGGAATTTGAGGTTATTTAAGAGActaaaaatgagttttaaagCAACAGCCTTATTGCAATATTACAGGACATGCCATGTTGGCTATAGATGGGAAAGTGGCTATTTGTTTGAAAGAAGAGTAGCCCTTTTGTCACATTTTATTGGGTCCAGTGCAAGAAAGGGAGTGTTAGAGACAGACTTCTTAAAggacataatttttaaaaaaatatggctTAGAAAACAGCTTTGTGCTGATTTTCTGACAGAACCTGTGTTGTGTATGTAACACACAAAGCATTTATGAGCATTGAGTTAACTGTGGCCATGGTAACTGTGCCATGACCCAAAGATCTGCTCAGCTGGTGTGGTTGTATTTGGCTATGTGGGTGGAGTTTCTGTCAAAGGGTTTGAAGTGAAGAACTGAAGAGAAGAATAATTCTTATGATCTTTTGTATGTGTGGCTAAACAGCATCCTTGTATAAAACAAAGCTGTCAGTATTTCAGCTTGCTGGGTGTCTGATCTATTACTGCTGCaaagaaaacttttcaaaaCTCGTCTGGTTAGAAGACTTCAGAAACAAATAGCACAAATGGCAGTTAATCTGCtttatctttaattttatttctaattgaACCCTTTCTTAAATCACACTTCCTTTGAAGAACATTTTGTTTGCCATTCATTGTTTGTGGCTTTTTCTCAGGtgcaaaaaaattgtttcaattaagaaagagaaaaagctttgaGGAACTTGTCACCTAAAAAATGCAACTCTTTCTTTTATATAAGCATGCAGAGGTCTGAGAAATACATGGCATATCTCCAATTCACTTGATTAGCTAATGAattccttcctccctgcagtAAACCAGAGTTGTGCTTGCTATGTGATGTTTGTCCCTTCTGTGCCTGTGCTTTCCACCTTCCAGTTGTGCCACCTGGCTGTCCCTTACTTGAGGAAGGACTTGCCATCCAGAGCCTGTTTTAACCACAGATTGTTCTTTGCAAATCAATACAAGCAAGCAGCAATTGTCACACATCTCTGACCTTCACCAGGCTCTTGGGATCACGTGCAGCCTTTGGAGCTGTGACTCAGACAGTCTGGCACTGTTCTCCAGGCCAGCATATGACCTGCATACCAAAGGGGGCTGTTGATGGCAACATTCCTTCTCCAGTGGACAGACCAGATGGAGGGACTGTGCTAGGAAATGATGCATGATgaaaatgtaaggaaaaaacTCACTTGGTGTGAGAGTACTGGAACTTTGAACCAGGTTGTCAGGAAAAGTtatgga
This region includes:
- the TMPRSS11E gene encoding transmembrane protease serine 11E isoform X2, coding for MDRALRRLEPWKIAVIVVSVIVGLALIIGLITFLLCHDQDRYYNASFVITDVDYNPQYERQTTDEFRNLSEDIETMISEVFRGSFLSKRYIKSHVVSLSEAVTSGQVSRVLLRRLKATSTYLNVDQSSIRLTELNKEKGDNLLNNCCGIRRQAFSFTGVERITGGQHAREGEWPWQASIQLDGTHRCGASIISNTWLVTAAHCFRGVRDPRRWTASFGILLRPPNQKKFVQRIIVHERYGDVLLDHEYDVAVVELASPIEFTSVVHSVCLPEASHVFPDNTSCFVTGWGALENDGYSVNQLRQAEVRIISTEVCNRREVYGGGITAGMLCAGYLEGQVDACQGDSGGPLVQANSRGIWYLVGIVSWGDECGKPNKPGVYTRVTYYRNWIHSKTGI
- the TMPRSS11E gene encoding transmembrane protease serine 11E isoform X1 gives rise to the protein MDRALRRLEPWKIAVIVVSVIVGLALIIGLITFLLCHDQDRYYNASFVITDVDYNPQYERQTTDEFRNLSEDIETMISEVFRGSFLSKRYIKSHVVSLSPDPVGVLASVVLVFKFPSADSEAVTSGQVSRVLLRRLKATSTYLNVDQSSIRLTELNKEKGDNLLNNCCGIRRQAFSFTGVERITGGQHAREGEWPWQASIQLDGTHRCGASIISNTWLVTAAHCFRGVRDPRRWTASFGILLRPPNQKKFVQRIIVHERYGDVLLDHEYDVAVVELASPIEFTSVVHSVCLPEASHVFPDNTSCFVTGWGALENDGYSVNQLRQAEVRIISTEVCNRREVYGGGITAGMLCAGYLEGQVDACQGDSGGPLVQANSRGIWYLVGIVSWGDECGKPNKPGVYTRVTYYRNWIHSKTGI